The Chloroflexota bacterium genome window below encodes:
- a CDS encoding IS5 family transposase — MRRGSWSPTCSTRPPAAARQPRSRAVRWSRAMLFLARTGCQWHYLPERYGAWSAAWAQWRRWRANGVWERAMARLAAVVRVLHDREPLPSMVMIDAQTVRGARYGPTFHAAGGRGDRTIGTKRSMLAEILGLPVAAHAGSARPHDVTAARELLRQHLPDLPRLRAIVGERASRGLAKLAARKRVRLDVKARPPGQSGFVPMAPLYRIEHAIAQLGRWRRLSRCYEGTEASARA, encoded by the coding sequence ATGCGCAGGGGGAGCTGGTCGCCGACCTGTTCGACCCGCCCGCCCGCCGCGGCGCGCCAGCCCAGATCCCGCGCCGTCAGATGGTCGAGGGCGATGCTGTTCCTGGCCCGCACCGGCTGCCAATGGCACTACCTGCCCGAGCGCTACGGGGCCTGGAGCGCGGCCTGGGCCCAGTGGCGGCGCTGGCGGGCCAACGGCGTCTGGGAGCGGGCGATGGCCAGGCTGGCGGCGGTGGTGCGGGTGCTCCACGATCGAGAGCCGCTGCCGTCGATGGTCATGATCGACGCCCAGACCGTGCGGGGCGCTCGCTACGGCCCGACCTTCCACGCGGCCGGTGGCCGAGGCGACCGCACGATCGGCACTAAGCGCAGTATGCTGGCCGAGATTCTGGGGCTGCCGGTCGCCGCCCACGCCGGCTCGGCCCGCCCGCACGACGTCACCGCTGCTCGGGAGCTCCTGCGCCAGCACCTCCCGGACCTGCCCCGCCTGCGGGCCATCGTCGGCGAACGGGCCTCCCGCGGCCTGGCCAAGCTCGCCGCGCGCAAGCGCGTGCGGCTCGACGTCAAGGCGCGGCCACCTGGCCAATCGGGCTTCGTCCCGATGGCCCCGCTGTATCGGATCGAGCACGCCATCGCCCAACTCGGGCGCTGGCGACGCCTGTCGCGCTGCTACGAGGGCACCGAGGCTAGCGCCCGGGCCTAG
- a CDS encoding tyrosine-type recombinase/integrase, whose protein sequence is MARAPDSPDSWAPDSWLRGAWAPDSAVVRLTVGRAIELFLTAKGAEGASPKTIEWYRMVLGRARRDLGADRPLDMLAPAELRDWLLGLRATLSPVSVAGYVRGLKAFGNWCAAEELAEARALRMLRRPRVPHKLVEPLSDDALRRLLDGASTRDRAILLLFFDTGLRLSELAGLRSADLHPDGSVKVVGKGARERIVPVGSIARQALARYLRQDDGAPDGVIFRSRRGGALGWRGIQQVFRRLKLRAGIPGRCSPHTLRHTFAHAYLVNGGDAFSLQRILGHATLDMVKRYVALADTDVAARHRAASPADRLLGAGAVRPEVHTPRSAPPAHRSRQGLR, encoded by the coding sequence ATGGCTAGGGCACCTGACTCCCCTGATTCTTGGGCACCTGACTCTTGGCTACGCGGCGCGTGGGCACCTGATTCTGCAGTCGTCCGGCTGACCGTCGGCCGAGCGATCGAGCTGTTTCTGACCGCCAAGGGCGCGGAGGGCGCCTCGCCCAAGACGATCGAGTGGTATCGGATGGTGCTGGGCCGTGCGCGGCGCGATCTGGGTGCCGATCGGCCGCTCGACATGCTGGCGCCGGCTGAGCTGCGGGACTGGCTGCTCGGCCTGCGTGCGACCTTGTCGCCGGTCTCGGTGGCCGGCTACGTGCGCGGCCTGAAGGCCTTCGGCAACTGGTGCGCCGCCGAGGAGCTGGCTGAGGCGCGCGCGCTGCGGATGCTGCGTCGGCCGCGGGTGCCGCACAAGCTGGTCGAGCCGCTGAGCGACGATGCGCTGCGCCGCCTGCTGGATGGCGCCTCGACCCGCGACCGGGCCATCCTGCTGCTGTTCTTCGACACCGGCCTGCGCCTGTCGGAGCTGGCCGGGCTGCGCAGCGCCGACCTGCATCCCGACGGCAGCGTCAAGGTCGTGGGCAAGGGGGCGCGGGAGCGGATCGTGCCGGTCGGCAGCATCGCCCGGCAGGCGCTGGCGCGCTATCTGCGCCAGGATGATGGCGCACCCGACGGCGTGATCTTCCGCTCGCGCCGTGGCGGCGCGCTGGGCTGGCGCGGCATCCAGCAGGTCTTTCGGCGCCTCAAGCTGCGCGCCGGCATCCCCGGCCGCTGCAGCCCGCACACCCTGCGCCACACCTTCGCGCACGCCTACCTGGTCAACGGCGGTGATGCCTTCAGCCTGCAGCGCATCCTGGGCCACGCCACGCTGGACATGGTCAAGCGCTACGTGGCGCTGGCGGACACCGACGTAGCTGCTCGCCACCGCGCCGCCTCTCCGGCCGATCGCCTCTTGGGAGCGGGGGCAGTGCGTCCTGAAGTTCATACGCCGAGGAGTGCACCCCCGGCTCATCGTTCTCGGCAGGGCCTGAGGTAG
- a CDS encoding pyridoxal-phosphate dependent enzyme, giving the protein MPRYPLLADILEARGRLHGIALNTPLEDSPTLASESGATELRLKLEMLQPTGSFKTRGAHNKVALVAAAQPDAELVTASSGNHGIAVATAAALHGMRLTVLVGASVSPAKLERLRALESDSCVVEIFGRDSDDAEAEARRRDTERIAVYVPPYNDADVIAGQGTVAAEVLEEWPACDALVVPIGGGGLIAGIGLWAKALKPGLRLVGVQPSASPPMYAYLESNSTKPMPIAPTLADGVAGNIERDSITWKMCRQLIDEVVLVDEEQIADAMRWAIEVHHLVVEGSGALGIAALRAQLGGLAGRHVAVVLSGRNVDAETLQRVLAQG; this is encoded by the coding sequence ATGCCCCGCTATCCGCTCCTGGCCGACATCCTCGAGGCTCGAGGGCGCCTGCACGGCATCGCCCTCAACACGCCGCTCGAGGACTCTCCGACCCTCGCTTCCGAAAGCGGCGCAACCGAGCTGCGCCTGAAGCTGGAGATGCTCCAGCCAACCGGATCGTTCAAGACCCGCGGGGCCCATAACAAGGTCGCGCTGGTGGCCGCCGCTCAGCCGGACGCCGAGCTGGTGACGGCCAGCAGCGGCAATCACGGTATTGCCGTCGCCACCGCCGCGGCGCTGCATGGGATGCGGTTGACGGTGCTGGTCGGCGCGTCGGTCTCACCCGCCAAGCTGGAACGGCTGCGGGCGCTCGAGTCCGACAGCTGCGTGGTCGAGATCTTCGGCCGCGACTCCGACGACGCCGAGGCGGAGGCGCGACGTCGCGACACCGAGCGGATCGCGGTGTACGTGCCCCCGTACAACGATGCGGACGTGATCGCCGGGCAGGGCACGGTCGCGGCCGAGGTGCTCGAGGAATGGCCGGCCTGCGACGCCCTGGTGGTCCCGATCGGGGGCGGCGGGTTGATCGCCGGCATCGGCCTGTGGGCCAAGGCGCTCAAGCCGGGCCTGCGCCTGGTGGGGGTCCAGCCGTCGGCCTCGCCGCCGATGTACGCCTACCTGGAGTCGAATTCCACCAAGCCGATGCCGATCGCCCCGACCCTGGCCGACGGGGTTGCCGGCAACATCGAGCGCGACAGCATCACCTGGAAGATGTGCCGCCAGCTCATCGATGAGGTGGTGCTGGTCGACGAGGAGCAGATCGCCGATGCCATGCGCTGGGCGATCGAGGTTCACCACCTGGTGGTGGAGGGGAGCGGCGCGCTCGGCATCGCTGCGCTGCGGGCTCAGCTCGGCGGTCTCGCCGGTCGCCACGTGGCGGTGGTGCTCAGCGGCCGCAACGTGGACGCCGAGACGCTGCAGCGCGTGCTGGCGCAGGGGTAG
- a CDS encoding GNAT family N-acetyltransferase, which yields MLEVHPVTADRWEELAAFFGPSGAFGHCWCTWWRQTGAESSKGVEKGGAANRALMHEIVKAGSEPGLLAYRDGQPVGWISVAPRPQYGRIIRSRRIGPEPEEAANERIWSVVCFWIPRRERGKGVANGLLKAAVDHARARGAAVLEAYPLDTAGGRHPPANVFTGTLAMFQRAGFREVDRPRGAQLVVRRDL from the coding sequence GTGCTGGAGGTCCACCCGGTCACTGCCGACCGCTGGGAAGAGCTGGCCGCCTTCTTCGGCCCTTCCGGCGCCTTTGGGCATTGCTGGTGCACCTGGTGGCGGCAGACAGGAGCGGAGTCCAGCAAGGGCGTAGAGAAGGGCGGCGCTGCCAACCGCGCGCTGATGCACGAGATCGTGAAGGCCGGCTCCGAGCCCGGCCTGCTCGCCTATCGCGACGGCCAGCCGGTCGGCTGGATCAGCGTCGCTCCCCGCCCGCAGTACGGACGCATCATTCGCTCGCGGCGGATCGGCCCTGAGCCCGAGGAGGCAGCCAACGAGCGCATCTGGTCGGTCGTCTGCTTCTGGATCCCGCGCAGGGAGCGGGGCAAGGGAGTCGCGAACGGCCTGCTGAAGGCGGCGGTCGACCACGCGCGTGCACGCGGCGCGGCGGTCCTCGAGGCATACCCCCTCGACACGGCTGGTGGGCGGCACCCGCCTGCGAATGTGTTCACCGGCACCCTGGCGATGTTCCAGCGCGCGGGCTTCAGGGAGGTTGACCGGCCGCGAGGCGCGCAGCTGGTCGTGCGGCGGGACCTGTAG
- a CDS encoding multifunctional oxoglutarate decarboxylase/oxoglutarate dehydrogenase thiamine pyrophosphate-binding subunit/dihydrolipoyllysine-residue succinyltransferase subunit: protein MADEEATETTRIERALEGVNAGYIAEMQERWQADPASVDPEWRAIFEPAIAPPTDGQAAVPPPAEASSPATDVAAPVLPGGATPLRGPAARLSRNMTASLAVPTASSFRDVEVATLEARRRELVAQLTPRRVSFTHLIGFAIARAAAEQPGMTAYHLEADGAAYRVDPGGVHLGLAVDVERPDGGRFLVVPVIRSAEAMDFTAFQARYEELVEKARANRLSPDDMAGATITLTNPGTLGTTASVARLMPGQGAIVATGAIRDVGPARVMTISSTYDHRVIQGAESGAFLGRIDALLQGADGFYESLGLEPSAATPPPPAAATAASTDDLRAVAAGMALVRAYRSFGHLAARLDPLGSEPVGDPALAPEPLGLTPEAMERVPTDLLRIDVPGATLAEALPALRATYCGSIAYEVEHIASHDERVWLRQAIESGAHRAPMSPEEKRALLERLTVAEGLERFLHKAYLGQKRFSIEGLDTMVPMLDQLLAGAGASGAQDVVIGMAHRGRLNVLAHIVGVSYEGILAEFEASRGGSDALVPKGGLDDVKYHLGAHGTFTTPDGKALRVTLSPNPSHLEAVNPVVEGHARAQQSDRSAAVATVDPDRTIPILIHGDAAFAAQGVVAETFNMARLAGYRTGGTLHLIANNQVGFTTEPSEARSTVYSSDLAKGFDAPIIHVNSDDAEACLAAARLAWMYREKFHGDVVIDLVGYRRYGHNEGDEPAYTQPKMYTAIAAHASVREQYRSSLVDGGVVSAQEADDWAKAFAKDLATRQAAVRKHAEPQLDRGEEAISAEESPVPITAVKAKVLRAVNTALLATPSGFTLNPKLAKQLDRRLAALDDPEPRIEWAHAEALAFGSLLLEGSPIRLTGQDTVRGTFSQRHLALHDAKSGDVHVPIHHLPGARASFELHNSPLSEYACLGFEYGYATTAPEALVLWEAQYGDFVNGAEIIVDQFIIAGLAKWRQTSRLTLLLPHGYEGSGPEHSSARLERFLALGAEGNIRVVYPTTPAQYFHVLRRQARHGDMRPMVVMAPKSLLRLPQAASRLADLTDGAFASVLDDPAVAAADAVRRVILCSGKVYYDLAGSELRAEQSDLAIVRCERLYPFPTDELEVVLARYPGVERVAWVQEEPRNMGARKFVLPKIRHLVPFRIPLGDISRPERSRPAEGYPAAHHIEQARIVREALTS, encoded by the coding sequence GTGGCAGACGAAGAGGCGACCGAGACCACGCGCATCGAGCGAGCCCTGGAGGGGGTCAACGCCGGCTACATCGCGGAGATGCAGGAGCGATGGCAGGCGGACCCCGCATCGGTCGATCCGGAGTGGCGGGCCATCTTCGAACCCGCCATCGCCCCTCCCACAGATGGCCAGGCGGCTGTGCCTCCACCGGCCGAGGCCTCCTCACCAGCAACCGATGTGGCCGCCCCGGTTCTCCCGGGTGGCGCGACGCCACTTCGCGGCCCCGCCGCGCGGCTCAGCCGCAACATGACCGCATCGCTCGCGGTCCCAACCGCCAGCAGCTTCCGCGACGTTGAGGTGGCGACGCTCGAGGCGCGGCGGCGAGAGCTCGTCGCACAGCTGACACCGCGCCGGGTCAGCTTCACGCACCTGATCGGCTTCGCCATCGCCCGAGCCGCGGCCGAGCAGCCCGGCATGACCGCCTACCACCTGGAGGCCGATGGCGCGGCGTATCGCGTCGATCCGGGCGGCGTGCACCTGGGGCTGGCGGTCGATGTCGAACGGCCCGATGGCGGCCGCTTCCTGGTGGTGCCGGTGATCCGCTCCGCCGAAGCGATGGACTTCACCGCCTTCCAGGCTCGATACGAGGAGCTGGTCGAGAAGGCGCGCGCCAACCGCCTCTCACCGGATGACATGGCCGGGGCCACCATCACGCTCACCAACCCTGGGACGCTCGGAACGACCGCCTCCGTCGCGCGGCTGATGCCGGGACAGGGCGCCATCGTGGCGACCGGCGCCATCCGGGACGTGGGTCCGGCGCGGGTCATGACCATCAGTTCGACCTATGACCATCGTGTCATCCAGGGCGCCGAGTCTGGCGCCTTCCTGGGGCGCATCGACGCGCTCCTGCAGGGAGCGGATGGCTTCTACGAGTCGCTCGGGCTGGAGCCGAGCGCCGCAACACCACCGCCCCCAGCTGCCGCAACGGCGGCCTCGACCGATGACCTCCGAGCGGTGGCGGCCGGAATGGCGCTTGTCCGCGCGTATCGGTCCTTCGGGCATCTCGCGGCCCGGCTCGATCCGCTCGGCAGCGAGCCGGTGGGCGACCCGGCGCTGGCTCCCGAGCCGCTGGGCCTGACGCCGGAGGCGATGGAACGCGTCCCGACAGACCTGCTGCGCATCGACGTGCCGGGGGCGACGCTGGCCGAGGCGCTGCCCGCCCTGCGGGCGACCTACTGCGGCTCCATTGCCTACGAGGTCGAGCACATCGCCAGCCACGACGAGCGCGTCTGGCTACGGCAGGCGATCGAGTCCGGCGCGCATCGGGCCCCCATGAGCCCCGAGGAGAAGCGTGCCCTGCTCGAACGGCTGACAGTGGCGGAAGGCCTGGAGCGCTTCCTGCACAAGGCCTACCTGGGACAGAAGCGGTTCAGCATCGAGGGCCTCGACACCATGGTCCCGATGCTCGACCAGCTGCTCGCGGGTGCGGGCGCCTCCGGTGCGCAGGACGTGGTGATCGGGATGGCGCACCGTGGACGGCTGAATGTGCTGGCGCACATCGTGGGGGTCAGCTACGAGGGCATCCTGGCCGAGTTCGAGGCGAGCCGCGGTGGGAGCGACGCCCTCGTTCCCAAAGGTGGGCTGGACGACGTGAAGTACCACCTCGGCGCGCATGGGACTTTCACAACTCCGGATGGCAAGGCGTTGCGTGTCACCCTGTCCCCCAATCCGAGTCATCTCGAGGCGGTCAATCCGGTGGTCGAGGGCCACGCGCGGGCGCAGCAGTCGGATCGGAGCGCCGCGGTGGCAACGGTCGATCCGGATCGGACGATCCCGATCCTGATTCATGGCGACGCGGCCTTTGCCGCTCAGGGGGTGGTGGCCGAGACGTTCAACATGGCGCGCCTGGCGGGCTACCGGACGGGCGGCACCCTGCACCTGATCGCCAACAACCAGGTTGGCTTCACCACCGAGCCCAGCGAGGCTCGCTCAACCGTCTACTCCAGCGACCTGGCCAAGGGGTTCGACGCACCGATCATCCACGTCAACTCGGACGATGCGGAGGCCTGCCTCGCGGCCGCGCGGCTCGCCTGGATGTATCGCGAGAAGTTCCACGGCGACGTGGTGATCGACCTGGTCGGGTACCGGCGCTACGGCCACAACGAGGGGGACGAGCCCGCTTATACCCAGCCGAAGATGTACACCGCCATCGCTGCGCACGCGAGCGTGCGCGAGCAATATCGGTCCAGCCTGGTCGATGGCGGAGTCGTCTCCGCGCAGGAGGCCGATGACTGGGCGAAGGCCTTCGCCAAGGACCTTGCCACCAGGCAGGCCGCCGTCCGCAAGCACGCGGAGCCGCAGCTCGACCGCGGCGAGGAGGCGATCTCCGCGGAGGAGTCGCCCGTGCCGATCACTGCCGTCAAGGCCAAGGTTCTGCGCGCCGTCAACACGGCGCTGCTGGCCACCCCCTCCGGCTTCACCCTCAACCCGAAGCTTGCCAAGCAGCTCGACCGCCGGCTGGCGGCGCTCGACGATCCCGAGCCGCGCATCGAGTGGGCACATGCCGAGGCGCTGGCCTTCGGCTCGCTCCTGCTCGAGGGCAGTCCCATCCGCCTGACCGGTCAGGACACCGTGCGCGGCACCTTCAGCCAGCGACACCTGGCCTTGCACGATGCAAAGAGCGGCGACGTCCACGTCCCGATCCACCACCTGCCCGGCGCACGGGCCAGCTTCGAGCTGCACAACAGCCCGCTCTCCGAATATGCCTGCCTTGGCTTCGAGTACGGCTACGCGACCACGGCGCCCGAGGCGCTGGTGCTGTGGGAGGCGCAGTACGGCGACTTCGTAAACGGGGCCGAGATCATCGTCGACCAGTTCATCATCGCCGGGCTGGCCAAGTGGCGGCAGACCTCGCGGCTCACCCTGCTCCTGCCACACGGCTACGAGGGATCGGGGCCTGAGCACTCATCGGCGCGCCTGGAGCGGTTCCTGGCGCTCGGTGCCGAGGGCAACATCCGGGTCGTCTATCCCACTACCCCGGCGCAGTACTTCCATGTGCTGCGCCGCCAGGCCCGCCACGGCGACATGCGCCCGATGGTGGTCATGGCTCCGAAGTCGCTCCTCCGCCTGCCGCAGGCGGCATCCCGTCTGGCCGACCTGACGGATGGCGCGTTCGCATCGGTCCTGGACGATCCCGCCGTGGCGGCAGCCGATGCCGTCCGTCGCGTGATCCTGTGCAGCGGCAAGGTCTACTACGACCTGGCCGGCTCGGAGCTGCGCGCGGAACAGTCCGACCTGGCGATCGTGCGCTGTGAGCGCCTGTATCCGTTCCCCACCGACGAACTCGAGGTCGTGCTCGCCCGCTATCCGGGCGTCGAACGAGTGGCCTGGGTCCAGGAGGAGCCGCGCAACATGGGCGCCCGCAAGTTCGTGCTGCCCAAGATCCGGCACCTCGTCCCGTTCCGGATTCCGCTCGGCGATATCAGCCGGCCCGAGCGGTCACGTCCGGCGGAGGGCTATCCGGCCGCGCACCACATCGAGCAGGCGCGCATCGTGCGAGAAGCGCTCACCAGCTAG
- the thrC gene encoding threonine synthase: protein MPPHLPLLERYRDLLARPGEAFPITLGEGGTPLVHASRLGAELGLDALYLKFEGTNPTGSFKDRGMVLAVNRAVASGARAVVCASTGNTAASAAAYAAAAGLPCHVVLPAGKVARGKLAQALATGARLITVDGNFDQALAAVRALGDEGSVAIVNSVNPDRIAGQQTGAFEIVDELGRAPDAVALPVGNAGNITAYWAGFVRYAASGRTDGRRPRMLGFQAEGAAPIVNGAPVESPETVATAIRIGNPASWEGAVGARDESGGLIETVSDEEILAMQLRIARSEGVFCEPASAAGVAGVARLAHEGRLGRAETVVCILTGHGLKDPDAVAGEEGSLSLVAADAASIRKAMRL from the coding sequence ATGCCTCCGCACCTCCCGCTCTTGGAGCGGTACCGGGACCTCCTCGCTCGGCCAGGCGAAGCCTTCCCGATCACCCTCGGCGAGGGCGGCACCCCGCTGGTCCACGCCTCACGGCTCGGCGCGGAGCTGGGCCTCGACGCTCTCTACCTGAAGTTCGAGGGGACCAACCCGACCGGCTCGTTCAAGGACCGTGGCATGGTGCTGGCCGTCAACCGGGCGGTGGCTTCGGGCGCGCGGGCCGTGGTCTGCGCCTCGACCGGCAACACCGCTGCGTCGGCGGCAGCCTACGCGGCCGCTGCCGGGCTCCCCTGCCACGTCGTCCTGCCGGCCGGCAAGGTGGCCCGCGGCAAGCTGGCGCAGGCCCTCGCCACCGGAGCCCGACTCATCACGGTCGACGGCAACTTCGACCAGGCACTGGCAGCCGTCAGGGCGCTCGGCGACGAGGGGAGTGTCGCCATTGTCAACTCGGTCAACCCGGATCGCATCGCCGGGCAGCAGACCGGGGCGTTCGAGATCGTCGACGAGCTCGGCCGGGCACCCGATGCTGTGGCCCTGCCGGTCGGCAACGCGGGCAACATCACCGCCTACTGGGCCGGCTTCGTACGCTACGCCGCCTCCGGCCGGACTGACGGCCGCCGGCCGCGCATGCTCGGCTTCCAGGCCGAGGGCGCGGCACCGATCGTGAACGGGGCGCCGGTCGAGTCGCCGGAGACGGTCGCCACGGCCATCCGCATCGGGAATCCAGCCTCCTGGGAGGGAGCGGTGGGCGCTCGCGATGAGTCCGGGGGACTGATCGAAACGGTCAGCGACGAGGAGATCCTCGCCATGCAGCTGCGGATTGCTCGCAGCGAGGGCGTCTTTTGCGAGCCGGCCTCGGCGGCGGGGGTCGCGGGCGTGGCGCGCCTTGCCCATGAGGGAAGGCTCGGCCGCGCGGAGACGGTCGTCTGCATCCTGACCGGGCACGGGCTGAAGGATCCTGACGCCGTGGCCGGGGAGGAAGGCTCGCTCTCGCTGGTCGCAGCCGACGCGGCGTCAATTCGTAAGGCAATGCGCCTCTAG
- a CDS encoding DNA-3-methyladenine glycosylase I, whose translation MADARPRCPWGTGDPLNLAYHDTDWGVSIHDDRRLFELLSLEGAQAGLTWITILRKREGYRRAFDGWDPERIAAYGAEDEARLLADPGIVRNRAKIRSVIGNAGAYLRLTDAPGAFDRYVWSFVDGTPVVNRWTSMSAVPAETDASRALSRDLKKRGFSFVGPTSVYAFMQSAGLVNDHLVSCFRHGEV comes from the coding sequence ATGGCCGACGCTCGCCCGCGCTGCCCGTGGGGAACGGGCGATCCTCTCAACCTCGCCTACCACGACACCGACTGGGGCGTCTCGATCCACGACGATCGGCGCCTCTTCGAGCTGCTCAGCCTGGAGGGAGCGCAGGCCGGCCTGACCTGGATCACGATCCTGCGCAAGCGCGAGGGCTACCGGCGCGCCTTCGATGGCTGGGATCCCGAGCGCATCGCCGCGTACGGGGCCGAAGACGAGGCTCGCCTCCTGGCCGATCCCGGGATCGTGCGAAATCGGGCCAAGATCAGGTCCGTCATCGGGAATGCAGGAGCCTACCTGCGCCTGACCGATGCGCCGGGTGCCTTCGACCGCTACGTGTGGTCCTTCGTGGATGGGACGCCCGTCGTGAACCGATGGACTTCTATGAGCGCGGTCCCCGCCGAGACGGATGCCTCACGAGCCCTGTCGCGGGACCTGAAGAAGCGCGGCTTCTCCTTCGTGGGGCCGACCAGCGTGTACGCCTTCATGCAGTCCGCCGGCCTGGTCAACGACCACCTGGTCAGCTGCTTCCGTCACGGCGAGGTCTAG
- the thrB gene encoding homoserine kinase, with amino-acid sequence MPTPMATIEVPASSANLGSGFDCFAAALSLKLRAELYAGDEAGILLNAHGEGAPGPDDDPAQNLLIRAFREGLRLAHGSEHGAGAWRIEASSMIPAARGLGSSAAAIVAGLLLGAAAGRHAPDADELFTLAATLEGHADNVAAALYGGITLSVAGEVGTTPLLRRFRVPEAWIPVLFIASATSRTQGMRDALPATVPHHEAAAAAARAALLATAVVTSDAGLLRTAMDDRLHQPYRLPLLPGTAGLIGTAYDHGAAGAALSGAGPSVLAICDSPISAHAVEKAWNSAEVQGMATRLRFDTGGARLSTPEAVR; translated from the coding sequence ATGCCCACGCCCATGGCCACGATCGAGGTGCCGGCCAGCAGCGCCAACCTGGGAAGTGGCTTCGACTGTTTCGCCGCCGCGCTCAGCCTGAAGCTGCGCGCCGAGCTGTACGCCGGCGACGAGGCCGGCATCCTGCTGAACGCCCATGGCGAGGGCGCCCCCGGCCCGGACGACGATCCGGCGCAGAACCTCCTGATCCGCGCATTCCGTGAGGGCCTGCGCCTGGCACATGGATCAGAGCACGGGGCCGGCGCCTGGCGGATCGAGGCGAGCAGCATGATCCCGGCCGCGCGCGGCCTCGGGAGCAGCGCCGCCGCAATCGTGGCCGGGCTCCTGCTCGGAGCGGCTGCCGGGCGCCACGCCCCCGATGCGGACGAACTGTTCACCCTGGCTGCAACGCTGGAGGGTCACGCGGACAATGTCGCGGCGGCCCTGTATGGCGGCATCACCCTGTCGGTGGCCGGGGAGGTGGGCACGACCCCACTCCTGCGACGCTTCCGCGTCCCGGAGGCATGGATCCCGGTCCTGTTCATCGCGTCGGCCACGAGCCGCACCCAGGGGATGCGCGACGCGCTGCCGGCGACGGTCCCGCATCACGAGGCCGCGGCGGCCGCTGCGCGCGCCGCGCTGCTGGCAACCGCCGTGGTCACCTCGGACGCCGGCCTGCTGCGCACCGCCATGGATGATCGGCTGCACCAACCGTACCGGCTGCCATTGCTGCCGGGGACGGCGGGGCTGATCGGGACTGCCTATGACCACGGCGCGGCAGGGGCGGCGCTCTCCGGCGCGGGGCCCAGCGTGCTTGCCATCTGCGACTCGCCGATCAGCGCCCACGCGGTCGAGAAGGCGTGGAACTCGGCCGAGGTACAGGGCATGGCGACTCGCCTGCGCTTCGACACCGGCGGCGCCCGCCTCAGCACGCCAGAAGCGGTCCGATGA